In Haloarchaeobius litoreus, the following are encoded in one genomic region:
- a CDS encoding branched-chain amino acid ABC transporter permease, with translation MPLLDYLANGLIFSSIIVLGSIGLSLVYSIADFANFAHGDTMTIGAYTALLTFGAVGSLGGAVLGLPFGFFVALLAGIAVAALVAVVTEWIVYKPMDVGSIGMLITSIGIAFIYRAILQLRFGADFTRYDVGALRPIEWLVPYGIRITEHDVAIVLSAAILVTGLHLLLQHTDLGRKMRAMADNPELARVSGIRTDRVKLWTWVIGAGLAGAGGVFLGLYNQLSPRMGFSLLLLIFAAVILGGIGSVYGAMLGGFLIGMINQLMPILTDYGIPIGIEYAEAVVFVIMVVVLLVRPNGIAGEAT, from the coding sequence ATGCCCCTTCTGGACTATCTCGCCAACGGTCTGATATTCAGCAGCATCATCGTGCTCGGGAGCATCGGGCTCTCGCTGGTGTACAGCATCGCGGACTTCGCGAACTTCGCACACGGGGACACGATGACCATCGGGGCCTACACCGCGCTCCTGACCTTCGGCGCGGTCGGGAGCCTCGGCGGCGCGGTGCTCGGGCTCCCGTTCGGCTTCTTCGTGGCGCTGCTCGCCGGCATCGCCGTCGCGGCACTCGTCGCCGTCGTCACGGAGTGGATCGTCTACAAGCCCATGGACGTGGGGTCCATCGGGATGCTCATCACCTCTATCGGTATCGCGTTCATCTACCGTGCGATACTCCAGCTCCGCTTCGGGGCTGACTTCACCCGGTACGACGTGGGGGCGCTCCGGCCCATCGAGTGGCTCGTCCCGTACGGCATCCGCATCACCGAGCACGACGTGGCCATCGTCCTCTCGGCGGCTATCCTCGTCACCGGCCTGCACCTGCTGTTGCAGCACACCGATCTCGGTCGGAAGATGCGCGCGATGGCGGACAACCCCGAACTCGCCCGCGTCAGCGGCATCCGGACCGACCGGGTGAAGCTCTGGACGTGGGTCATCGGGGCCGGGCTGGCGGGGGCCGGCGGCGTGTTCCTCGGACTCTACAACCAGCTCTCCCCGCGGATGGGCTTCTCGCTGCTCCTGCTCATCTTCGCCGCCGTCATCCTCGGCGGCATCGGCTCGGTGTACGGCGCGATGCTCGGGGGATTCCTCATCGGGATGATCAACCAGCTCATGCCCATCCTGACCGACTACGGCATCCCCATCGGCATCGAGTACGCCGAGGCGGTCGTCTTCGTCATCATGGTCGTCGTCCTGCTCGTCAGACCGAACGGTATCGCGGGGGAGGCGACCTGA
- a CDS encoding ABC transporter substrate-binding protein translates to MTPDSTGDMDRRTVLKVGSGAGIAALAGCISTNNDDGGDTDTPTDGGGDETETTDGGGGGGGGMTYEIGMVDATTGSLSAFGQRNQRGKDLALADVNEVGLKDGELSIIVEDSASEPQGGVSAAQKLVNQDGVPFLIGAVGSGVSLAIYESVVQGTDVVQLSQNSTGLSLTDFPGLLRMSPTGRTQSLALANIMADDGHESVAVTYVNNDYGQSLADAFVANWDGEIAYNNSHDQEQQSYSSVVSQMNSSGADAWLFITYQPEFTTMVNEMYSSGYDAPMYGADSVSGTDVLENTPEGSMNGMRIVVPSAPVEEENYQQFASTFEEEYGEQPTVWSAYAYDCVINAALAIQAADEFTGAALQETVREVSGPEGEQVTSYEAAHQILADGGGPSDVDYQGVSGPIDFDENGDPKGFLQILEVQNHDYVGIGFIEG, encoded by the coding sequence ATGACACCAGACAGCACGGGAGATATGGACAGAAGAACAGTACTCAAGGTCGGCAGTGGCGCGGGCATCGCGGCACTGGCTGGCTGTATCAGCACGAACAACGACGACGGCGGTGACACCGACACGCCGACCGATGGTGGTGGCGACGAGACCGAGACGACCGACGGGGGCGGTGGTGGCGGCGGCGGCATGACGTACGAGATCGGGATGGTCGACGCGACCACCGGCTCGCTGTCCGCGTTCGGCCAGCGCAACCAGCGCGGGAAGGACCTCGCGCTCGCCGACGTCAACGAGGTCGGCCTCAAGGACGGCGAGCTCAGCATCATCGTCGAGGACTCCGCCTCCGAACCACAGGGCGGTGTCTCGGCGGCGCAGAAGCTCGTCAACCAGGACGGCGTCCCCTTCCTCATCGGCGCGGTGGGCTCGGGCGTCTCGCTGGCCATCTACGAGAGCGTCGTCCAGGGCACCGACGTGGTCCAGCTCAGCCAGAACTCCACGGGGCTGAGCCTGACCGACTTCCCGGGGCTGCTCCGGATGTCGCCGACGGGCCGGACGCAGTCGCTCGCGCTGGCGAACATCATGGCCGACGACGGGCACGAGTCGGTCGCCGTCACGTACGTCAACAACGACTACGGGCAGAGCCTCGCCGACGCGTTCGTCGCGAACTGGGACGGGGAGATCGCGTACAACAACTCCCACGACCAGGAGCAGCAGTCGTACTCCAGCGTCGTCTCGCAGATGAACAGCTCCGGGGCGGACGCCTGGCTGTTCATCACGTACCAGCCGGAGTTCACCACGATGGTCAACGAGATGTACTCCAGCGGGTACGATGCACCGATGTACGGTGCGGACTCCGTCTCCGGGACGGACGTACTGGAGAACACGCCGGAGGGCAGCATGAACGGCATGAGGATCGTCGTCCCCTCCGCACCGGTCGAGGAGGAGAACTACCAGCAGTTCGCCTCGACGTTCGAAGAGGAGTACGGCGAGCAGCCGACCGTCTGGTCCGCCTACGCCTACGACTGCGTCATCAACGCGGCGCTGGCCATCCAGGCGGCCGACGAGTTCACCGGCGCGGCGCTGCAGGAGACGGTCCGCGAGGTCAGCGGCCCCGAGGGCGAGCAGGTGACCTCCTACGAGGCAGCTCACCAGATACTCGCCGACGGCGGCGGCCCGAGCGACGTGGACTACCAGGGCGTCAGCGGTCCCATCGACTTCGACGAGAACGGCGACCCGAAGGGGTTCCTGCAGATCCTCGAGGTCCAGAACCACGACTACGTCGGCATCGGCTTCATCGAAGGCTGA
- a CDS encoding proline dehydrogenase family protein → MIPPIANNFVAGETPAEAVQHARELNRRGVAVILNLLGEHYDDRADADADADAYVDLAESIAHDDLDACISVKPSQIGLSLSDDAFRENLARIVDVADEHGVFVWIDMEDHPTTDVTLDAFERHARETGGNVGVCVQANLRRTSEDLERLADLPGKVRLVKGAYDEPGDIAYRKKAKVDEVYRDLLRFMFEAFDDGVAVGSHDPAMVDYAAELHAEHGTPYEVQMLMGVREEAQFDLAAEGVEVWQYVPYGGKWFSYFYRRVRERKSNALFALRAVVGR, encoded by the coding sequence ATGATACCACCCATCGCGAACAACTTCGTCGCCGGCGAGACACCGGCGGAGGCGGTCCAGCACGCCCGCGAGCTGAACCGGCGCGGCGTCGCCGTCATCCTGAACCTGCTCGGCGAGCACTACGACGACCGCGCCGACGCGGACGCCGACGCCGACGCGTACGTCGACCTCGCCGAGTCCATCGCCCACGACGACCTCGACGCCTGCATCTCGGTCAAACCCAGCCAGATCGGACTCTCGCTCTCGGACGATGCCTTCCGCGAGAACCTCGCCCGAATCGTCGACGTCGCCGACGAGCACGGCGTGTTCGTCTGGATCGACATGGAGGACCACCCGACGACCGACGTGACCCTCGACGCGTTCGAGCGCCACGCCCGCGAGACCGGGGGCAACGTCGGCGTCTGCGTGCAGGCGAACCTCAGACGGACCAGCGAGGACCTCGAACGGCTCGCCGACCTCCCGGGGAAGGTCCGGCTCGTGAAGGGTGCTTACGACGAACCCGGCGACATCGCCTACCGGAAGAAGGCGAAGGTGGACGAGGTGTACCGCGACCTCCTCCGGTTCATGTTCGAGGCGTTCGACGACGGCGTCGCCGTCGGCAGCCACGACCCGGCGATGGTCGACTACGCCGCCGAGCTCCACGCCGAACACGGCACCCCCTACGAGGTGCAGATGCTCATGGGCGTGCGCGAGGAGGCCCAGTTCGACCTCGCCGCGGAGGGCGTCGAGGTCTGGCAGTACGTCCCCTACGGCGGCAAGTGGTTCTCGTACTTCTACCGGCGGGTCCGCGAGCGCAAGTCGAACGCGCTGTTCGCGCTACGGGCCGTGGTCGGGCGGTGA
- a CDS encoding SDR family NAD(P)-dependent oxidoreductase, whose amino-acid sequence MVSTDADRVVVLTGANEGIGHHMAATLAGDGYRVAGLDVNVENLRPLRDQYPDRVRYHECDVRSDDDVEAAVDAVLDEWERVDILVNNAAVLQFGFFENQTVADMQEVFDVNCFGYVRTIHAVLPHMLERDEGKIHNVSSGVGLVGNPGLTAYGASKGAIEALTKSLRLELRNTGVSCSVMHPRLANTRSAATLDYDESMMSDPADVGRKLARKVESTKPVVMTDWVTRIGLALARRFPVLVRRETERFVREHESGREPETMAPEQDT is encoded by the coding sequence ATGGTATCCACGGACGCGGACCGCGTCGTCGTTCTCACCGGTGCCAACGAGGGCATCGGCCACCACATGGCCGCCACGCTGGCCGGGGACGGGTATCGCGTCGCGGGCCTCGACGTGAACGTGGAGAACCTCCGACCGCTCCGGGACCAGTACCCCGACCGGGTCCGCTACCACGAGTGCGACGTGCGGAGCGACGACGACGTCGAGGCGGCGGTAGACGCCGTCCTCGACGAGTGGGAACGCGTCGACATCCTCGTCAACAACGCCGCGGTGCTGCAGTTCGGCTTCTTCGAGAACCAGACCGTCGCGGACATGCAGGAGGTGTTCGACGTGAACTGCTTCGGCTACGTCCGCACCATCCACGCCGTCCTGCCCCACATGCTCGAACGGGACGAGGGCAAGATCCACAACGTCAGCTCCGGCGTCGGTCTGGTCGGCAATCCCGGCCTCACCGCCTACGGTGCCTCGAAGGGCGCGATAGAGGCGCTCACGAAGTCGCTCCGGCTGGAGCTCCGGAACACGGGCGTCTCCTGCTCGGTGATGCACCCGCGGCTGGCGAACACCCGGTCGGCAGCGACGCTCGACTACGACGAGTCGATGATGAGCGACCCGGCCGACGTGGGCCGCAAGCTGGCCCGGAAGGTCGAGTCGACGAAGCCGGTCGTCATGACCGACTGGGTCACGCGAATCGGGCTGGCGCTCGCACGGCGGTTCCCGGTCCTCGTCAGGCGGGAGACCGAGCGGTTCGTGCGAGAGCACGAATCGGGGCGTGAGCCGGAGACGATGGCGCCCGAGCAGGATACCTGA
- a CDS encoding Acg family FMN-binding oxidoreductase, whose product MPAPRAPPDTTSFPAGESLENQATFLVRYAILAPSSHNSQPWAFAVTEDSVLVYADESRRLDVADPDGRELLLSVGCALENLVVAARRFGLEPTVEYGASEESPPSGGDHLRHVATVRLDSAGLTDEGAVQTELFDAIGNRRTNHRPFEDRPVAESVLARFEEYAATDGLGLELVTDPTQRREIATLQTRADEHQFDDPAYRRELGHWIGTGALGASWLTARIGQLAVSHLDIGEREGRKNSKLVTSAPVVAVLTTESEDVPTLLRVGQVFERVALAATSEGLAVHPMSQILEVDEFRTELTALLGLEDQTPVHLFRIGYAEPGSTRTPRRPLEDVLR is encoded by the coding sequence ATGCCAGCTCCCAGAGCACCACCCGACACGACGTCGTTCCCGGCCGGCGAGTCCCTGGAGAATCAGGCGACGTTCCTCGTCCGGTACGCGATTCTGGCACCGTCGAGTCACAATTCGCAGCCGTGGGCGTTCGCGGTCACGGAGGATTCGGTACTGGTCTACGCGGACGAGTCCAGACGCCTCGACGTCGCCGACCCCGACGGTCGCGAGCTGCTCCTGAGCGTCGGCTGTGCGCTTGAGAACCTCGTCGTCGCGGCCCGGCGGTTCGGGCTAGAGCCGACCGTCGAGTACGGCGCGTCCGAGGAGTCCCCACCGTCGGGCGGGGACCACCTTCGGCACGTCGCGACCGTCCGGCTCGATTCGGCAGGGTTGACCGACGAGGGAGCGGTGCAGACGGAACTGTTCGACGCCATCGGGAACCGCCGGACGAACCATCGGCCCTTCGAGGACCGCCCCGTCGCCGAGTCGGTCCTCGCGCGGTTCGAGGAGTACGCCGCGACCGATGGACTGGGACTCGAGCTGGTGACCGACCCGACACAGCGACGGGAAATCGCGACGCTGCAGACCCGCGCCGACGAGCACCAGTTCGACGACCCCGCGTACCGACGGGAGCTGGGCCACTGGATCGGAACCGGCGCACTCGGTGCGAGCTGGTTGACGGCCCGCATCGGCCAGCTGGCGGTGAGCCACCTCGATATCGGCGAGCGGGAGGGGCGGAAGAACTCGAAGCTCGTCACGAGTGCGCCGGTCGTCGCCGTGCTGACTACCGAGTCCGAGGACGTGCCGACCCTGCTTCGGGTGGGACAGGTGTTCGAGCGCGTTGCCCTCGCCGCCACGAGCGAGGGACTGGCGGTCCACCCGATGAGCCAGATACTGGAGGTCGACGAGTTTCGTACCGAACTGACCGCGCTGCTCGGGCTCGAGGACCAGACGCCCGTACACCTCTTCCGTATCGGCTACGCCGAGCCCGGATCGACCCGAACGCCCCGCCGGCCGCTCGAAGACGTACTGCGGTGA
- a CDS encoding helix-turn-helix domain-containing protein: MALADQTPGTRLTLELWHPNCWAIEATDRRNGGVLAHAIYDSPRADALPANTVNGLFTAYGSTEREVERLLDAIRETDHAGEVQELQQRFGRARNAPGNVVREFFLEYNPDDMVCPTLLQHGFVHSAPVRIEDGREEWQVGFAGERTEIQDQLDCVREEAEAEVTVSSITSSESTKSPREQRLDTLTAAQREVFEHARDAGYFEWPRGTSTRELANDMDISKTTLLEHLRKAEAKLLDP; encoded by the coding sequence ATGGCGTTGGCCGACCAGACACCGGGAACGAGACTGACGTTGGAACTGTGGCACCCGAACTGCTGGGCGATCGAAGCGACAGACCGACGAAACGGAGGTGTCCTCGCCCACGCGATCTACGACTCGCCCCGAGCCGACGCACTACCGGCCAACACCGTCAACGGACTGTTCACCGCCTACGGCTCGACCGAACGCGAGGTCGAGCGGCTGCTCGACGCCATCCGCGAGACCGACCACGCCGGCGAGGTCCAGGAGCTCCAGCAGCGATTCGGGCGGGCACGCAACGCTCCGGGCAACGTCGTCCGCGAGTTCTTCCTCGAGTACAACCCGGACGACATGGTCTGCCCGACGCTGCTCCAGCACGGCTTCGTCCACAGCGCACCCGTCCGCATCGAGGACGGCCGTGAGGAGTGGCAGGTGGGCTTCGCCGGCGAGCGCACCGAGATACAGGACCAACTCGACTGCGTCCGCGAGGAGGCGGAAGCGGAGGTGACTGTCTCCTCCATCACCTCGTCGGAGTCGACGAAGTCGCCACGCGAGCAGCGCCTCGACACGCTCACCGCCGCACAGCGCGAGGTGTTCGAGCACGCTCGCGACGCGGGCTACTTCGAGTGGCCACGCGGCACCTCGACCCGCGAGCTCGCCAACGACATGGACATCTCGAAGACGACGCTGCTCGAACACCTGCGCAAGGCCGAGGCGAAGCTGCTCGACCCGTAG
- a CDS encoding succinylglutamate desuccinylase/aspartoacylase domain-containing protein gives MQVTKLGEGHAEVAIVGGIHGDEPCGIRAIERLLRDVPEVRRPVKLVFANEEATERGVRYVEEDLNRAFPGYPDGETHEKRLAYDLAHEIEGCRTLALHSTQSHAEPFAVVDGVDDFARAVCPRLPVASVVETGRFVEGRIFKAVPDTIEVECGLQGSEDAAANGFLLVLSFLTATGVLPGVAPARDTPVFRLVRRIPKGAANEYEVFVENFQRVEKGETYAAVDGETVVADEQFYPVLMSSSGYEDVFGYAADRVGYVG, from the coding sequence ATGCAGGTGACGAAGCTGGGGGAGGGCCACGCCGAGGTCGCCATCGTCGGCGGTATCCACGGCGACGAGCCCTGTGGTATCCGAGCCATCGAGCGACTGCTGCGGGACGTCCCCGAGGTGCGCCGCCCCGTCAAGCTGGTATTCGCGAACGAAGAGGCCACCGAACGGGGCGTCCGCTACGTCGAGGAGGACCTGAACCGGGCGTTCCCGGGCTACCCGGACGGTGAGACACACGAGAAGCGCCTCGCGTACGACCTGGCCCACGAGATAGAGGGGTGTCGGACGCTGGCGCTGCACTCCACGCAGTCCCACGCCGAGCCGTTCGCGGTGGTCGACGGCGTCGACGACTTCGCCCGGGCGGTCTGTCCGCGGCTCCCGGTCGCGTCGGTGGTCGAGACCGGGCGGTTCGTCGAGGGACGCATCTTCAAGGCCGTCCCGGACACCATCGAGGTCGAGTGCGGGCTCCAGGGGAGCGAGGACGCCGCCGCGAACGGCTTCCTGCTGGTGCTCTCGTTCCTCACCGCGACCGGGGTGCTCCCGGGCGTCGCGCCCGCCAGGGACACGCCGGTGTTCCGGCTCGTCCGGCGAATCCCGAAGGGGGCCGCGAACGAGTACGAGGTGTTCGTCGAGAACTTCCAGCGCGTCGAGAAGGGCGAGACGTACGCGGCCGTCGACGGCGAGACCGTCGTCGCGGACGAGCAGTTCTACCCGGTGCTCATGTCCTCGTCCGGTTACGAGGACGTGTTCGGCTACGCGGCCGACAGGGTCGGCTACGTCGGCTGA
- a CDS encoding UPF0179 family protein: protein MSTVTLIGARLADSGVEFVYEGESSACEGCPYRSQCLNLTDGVKYQVTDVRQNAQTLDCAVHDEGVRAVEVEAVGVRANVPSRQAYAGSKVELAGPCPHTDCPSHELCEPDGASLDGEHRIAEVVGDPPHEYCHLDRDLTMVEFAPDEDA from the coding sequence ATGTCAACCGTCACGCTCATCGGGGCCAGACTCGCCGACTCCGGCGTGGAGTTCGTCTACGAGGGCGAGTCGAGTGCCTGCGAGGGCTGTCCGTACCGCAGCCAGTGCCTCAACCTCACCGACGGCGTGAAGTACCAGGTGACGGACGTGCGCCAGAACGCACAGACGCTCGACTGTGCCGTCCACGACGAGGGCGTCCGCGCCGTCGAGGTCGAGGCCGTCGGCGTGCGGGCGAACGTCCCCTCGCGGCAGGCCTACGCCGGCAGCAAGGTCGAGCTCGCCGGTCCGTGCCCGCACACGGACTGCCCGAGCCACGAGCTCTGCGAGCCGGACGGAGCCTCACTCGACGGTGAGCACCGCATCGCCGAGGTCGTCGGCGACCCACCCCACGAGTACTGCCACCTCGACCGCGACCTGACGATGGTCGAGTTCGCGCCCGACGAAGACGCATGA
- a CDS encoding DUF5820 family protein: MSDFADLPDGWVVWNEEPDGHCVLAYRPDVFDSTEFPAPCLPTLYLTRGRRNHRRPGVSREDAVSGDWYVTLNLEPDVQLQETNRYEDREAGVDGTIELARRFADGEIDPDDVYQVPREEYVEKLRELTGQS, from the coding sequence ATGAGCGACTTCGCCGACCTGCCCGACGGGTGGGTCGTCTGGAACGAGGAGCCGGACGGGCACTGCGTCCTCGCCTACCGGCCCGACGTGTTCGACTCCACCGAGTTCCCCGCGCCGTGTCTGCCGACGCTGTACCTCACGCGTGGCCGACGCAACCACCGTCGGCCGGGCGTCTCGCGCGAGGACGCCGTCTCCGGCGACTGGTACGTCACCCTCAATCTCGAACCCGACGTGCAGCTGCAGGAGACGAACCGATACGAGGACCGGGAGGCGGGCGTCGACGGCACCATCGAGCTCGCCCGACGGTTCGCCGACGGTGAGATCGACCCCGACGACGTGTACCAGGTCCCGCGCGAGGAGTACGTCGAGAAGCTGCGGGAGCTGACGGGACAGTCTTAA
- a CDS encoding PrkA family serine protein kinase, with the protein MTDTRESLAELSTDYKESIPADLRETKPFEWYLDEVYEDPLVARNAHQRVADMFDFYGTEYDEREGIVKYKLATEDPLNDGENTFYGNVIHQSIHEFVNKVKSGARGLGPERRIKLLLGPVGSGKSHFDRMVRQYFEDYTLRDDGRMYTFRWTNLCDVIRDQDPADDVVRSPMNQDPLVLLPKRQRQAVLDDLNEVHDAPYTIRNEQSLDPESEFYMDRLLEEYDDDLETVLQNHVEVIRLTADENKRQCLETFEPKDKKNQDETELTGDVNYSKIAIYGESDPRSFDYSGAFCNANRGIFSGEELLKLQREFLYDFLHATQEMTIKPKNNPRIDIDQVIVGRTNMPEYKDKKGDEKMEAFNDRTKRIDFPYVLGYEEEADIYRKMLNNADVPDINVEPHTLEMAGLFAVLTRIEEPDTGTVEMIQKAKAYNGEIDDGDDIDVKKLRDEAEAKAEIGEGMEGVSPRFIGDEIAEAIMDSKHRTRGFLSPLTVFNFFEDNLEHHGSIPEENFETYYRYLELVREEYKARAIEDVRHALAYDVDEIQRQGEKYMDHVMAYIDDDTIEDDITGRDQEPDEKFMRSIEENLDIPEDRKEDFRQEVSNWVSRRAREGDTFNPQDNERLRRALERKLWEDKKHNINFSALVSANETDDDERNSWVDALIEQGYSRDGATEVLEFAGAEVAKAEMED; encoded by the coding sequence ATGACCGACACCAGAGAATCACTGGCGGAACTGAGCACCGACTACAAGGAGTCGATACCGGCGGACCTGCGCGAGACCAAGCCCTTCGAGTGGTACCTCGACGAGGTGTACGAGGACCCGCTGGTCGCCCGGAACGCGCACCAGCGCGTCGCCGACATGTTCGACTTCTACGGCACCGAGTACGACGAGCGCGAGGGCATCGTCAAGTACAAACTCGCCACCGAGGACCCGCTCAACGACGGGGAGAACACGTTCTACGGGAACGTCATCCACCAGTCCATCCACGAGTTCGTCAACAAGGTGAAATCCGGGGCGCGCGGACTGGGGCCGGAACGCCGTATCAAGCTGCTGCTCGGTCCGGTCGGGTCGGGGAAATCGCACTTCGACCGGATGGTCCGGCAGTACTTCGAGGACTACACCCTGCGCGACGACGGCCGGATGTACACGTTCCGGTGGACGAACCTCTGTGACGTCATCCGCGACCAGGACCCCGCCGACGACGTGGTCCGGTCGCCGATGAACCAGGACCCCCTGGTCCTCCTGCCGAAGCGCCAGCGCCAGGCCGTCCTCGACGACCTCAACGAGGTCCACGACGCGCCGTACACCATCCGGAACGAGCAGAGCCTCGACCCCGAGTCGGAGTTCTACATGGACCGGCTGCTGGAGGAGTACGACGACGACCTCGAGACCGTCCTCCAGAACCACGTCGAGGTCATCCGGCTGACCGCCGACGAGAACAAGCGCCAGTGCCTGGAGACGTTCGAGCCGAAGGACAAGAAGAACCAGGACGAGACCGAGCTGACCGGCGACGTCAACTACTCCAAGATCGCCATCTACGGCGAGAGCGACCCGCGGTCGTTCGACTACTCCGGCGCGTTCTGCAACGCCAACCGCGGCATCTTCTCCGGCGAGGAGCTGCTGAAGCTCCAGCGCGAGTTCCTCTACGACTTCCTCCACGCCACCCAGGAGATGACCATCAAGCCGAAGAACAACCCCAGAATCGACATCGACCAGGTCATCGTCGGGCGGACGAACATGCCCGAGTACAAGGACAAGAAGGGCGACGAGAAGATGGAGGCGTTCAACGACCGGACTAAGCGCATCGACTTCCCGTACGTCCTGGGCTACGAGGAGGAGGCCGACATCTACCGGAAGATGCTGAACAACGCCGACGTGCCCGACATCAACGTCGAGCCCCACACGCTGGAGATGGCGGGGCTGTTCGCGGTGCTCACCCGCATCGAGGAGCCCGACACCGGGACCGTCGAGATGATACAGAAGGCCAAGGCCTACAACGGGGAGATAGACGACGGCGACGACATCGACGTCAAGAAGCTCCGCGACGAGGCCGAAGCCAAGGCCGAGATCGGTGAGGGCATGGAGGGCGTCTCGCCGCGGTTCATCGGCGACGAGATCGCCGAGGCAATCATGGACTCCAAGCACCGAACGCGCGGGTTCCTCTCGCCGCTGACGGTGTTCAACTTCTTCGAGGACAACCTCGAACACCACGGCTCCATCCCCGAGGAGAACTTCGAGACATACTACCGCTACCTCGAACTCGTCCGCGAGGAGTACAAGGCACGCGCCATCGAGGACGTCCGCCACGCACTCGCGTACGACGTCGACGAGATCCAGCGGCAGGGCGAGAAGTACATGGACCACGTCATGGCCTACATCGACGACGACACCATCGAGGACGACATCACCGGCCGCGACCAGGAGCCCGACGAGAAGTTCATGCGCTCCATCGAGGAGAACCTCGACATCCCCGAGGACCGCAAGGAGGACTTCCGCCAGGAGGTCTCGAACTGGGTGTCCCGGCGGGCACGCGAGGGTGACACGTTCAACCCGCAGGACAACGAGCGCCTGCGCCGTGCCCTCGAGCGCAAGCTCTGGGAGGACAAGAAGCACAACATCAACTTCAGCGCCCTCGTGAGCGCCAACGAGACCGACGACGACGAGCGCAACTCGTGGGTCGACGCGCTCATCGAACAGGGCTACTCGCGCGACGGCGCGACGGAGGTGCTCGAGTTCGCCGGCGCCGAGGTCGCCAAAGCAGAGATGGAAGACTGA